One Phaseolus vulgaris cultivar G19833 chromosome 2, P. vulgaris v2.0, whole genome shotgun sequence DNA window includes the following coding sequences:
- the LOC137810050 gene encoding LOB domain-containing protein 37-like — MSCNGCRVLRKGCSDSCILRPCLQWIDTPEAQGHATVFVAKFFGRADLMSFISNVPEAQRPALFQSLLFEACGRTVNPVNGAVGLLWTGNWHVCQAAVETVLRGGTVRPVPELLGLGAPTPDDASEGEVTCNDKWRVRDPNPIFRLPGSMSDKAASGGKRKRLEELAKLQTATTDLNLRLTPSFLQANFGCRQEIRWPRSPSINSEESGTTTAACLESAIGDHYAPDGDRKVLNLFI; from the exons ATGAGTTGCAACGGGTGCCGCGTCCTTCGAAAGGGTTGCAGCGACTCTTGTATCCTGCGGCCGTGTCTACAGTGGATCGATACTCCCGAGGCCCAAGGTCACGCCACTGTTTTTGTTGCCAAATTCTTCGGTCGTGCCGACCTCATGTCCTTCATTTCCAACGTCCCTGAGGCCCAAAGGCCCG CTCTGTTTCAGTCTCTTTTGTTTGAGGCTTGTGGACGAACGGTGAATCCCGTCAACGGCGCTGTCGGCCTTTTATGGACTGGAAACTGGCACGTGTGCCAGGCGGCGGTTGAAACGGTCCTCCGTGGCGGTACCGTCAGGCCTGTGCCGGAGCTTCTTGGCCTCGGCGCTCCCACTCCTGACGACGCTTCCGAAGGCGAAGTTACCTGTAACGACAAATGGAGGGTCCGAGATCCGAACCCGATTTTCCGGTTGCCGGGTTCGATGTCCGATAAGGCTGCTTCTGGTGGTAAGCGCAAGCGATTGGAAGAGCTTGCTAAGCTGCAGACGGCCACCACTGATCTCAATCTCCGGTTGACACCGAGTTTCCTGCAGGCGAACTTCGGTTGCCGACAGGAAATTCGATGGCCGAGATCGCCGTCGATAAACTCGGAGGAGTCCGGGACCACGACGGCGGCGTGCTTGGAAAGCGCGATCGGAGATCACTACGCTCCCGACGGAGACCGGAAAGTGCTGAACCTCTTCATTTGA